One part of the Eleginops maclovinus isolate JMC-PN-2008 ecotype Puerto Natales chromosome 14, JC_Emac_rtc_rv5, whole genome shotgun sequence genome encodes these proteins:
- the LOC134876033 gene encoding serine protease 27-like has protein sequence MALYQLLCGSAVMIILLSDGCHSNKQPACGQAPNNAKIVGGQNVAPGTWPWVASLQIDEEHSCGGSLISDMWVLTAAHCIPSISTNMTIVLGRDSMTGPNVNEVSRVVDKIISHPAYDPWSYDNDMALLKLSAPVKFTDYIQPVCLASTDSTFHTGISNWVVGFGTNSSGGPQADILQEVKVPIVGNNECKCAYPYLTDNMICAGFRAGGKDSCQGDSGGPITATTGKVWIQSGVVSFGQGCAEPNFPGVYARVSMYEDWIKNHTGSSQPGFADFFSKGFDRDSIFDCSSITIPTDPPKPSTTHHPHTSTHHPHTSTHHPHTSTHHPHTSTHHPHTSTHHPHTTKDDDSVFGSGESVIHFSSLGLLLMSLYVLLGV, from the exons ATGGCTCTCTACCAACTTCTGTGTGGTTCGGCGGTGATGATCATCCTCTTGTCTGACG GATGTCATTCAAACAAGCAGCCTG CATGTGGCCAGGCACCAAACAACGCCAAAATTGTGGGAGGTCAAAACGTGGCCCCAGGAACTTGGCCATGGGTAGCCAGTTTACAAATTGATGAAGAGCACAGTTGTGGAGGATCCCTGATTAGCGACATGTGGGTTCTGACTGCTGCTCACTGCATCCCATC gaTATCAACCAACATGACGATTGTTCTGGGCCGCGACAGCATGACAGGTCCAAACGTGAACGAAGTATCAAGGGTAGTTGATAAGATCATATCCCATCCTGCTTACGACCCATGGAGCTATGACAACGACATGGCTCTTCTGAAGCTGTCGGCACCTGTCAAGTTTACTGACTACATACAGCCGGTGTGCTTAGCCTCTACAGACAGCACGTTCCATACCGGTATCAGCAACTGGGTCGTTGGGTTTGGTACTAACTCAAGTG GTGGCCCCCAAGCTGACATCCTGCAGGAAGTGAAGGTCCCAATTGTGGGAAACAATGAGTGCAAATGTGCCTACCCATACCTCACAGACAACATGATCTGTGCTGGGTTCAGAGCTGGAGGGAAGGATTCATGTCAG GGAGACTCAGGTGGACCAATAACAGCCACAACTGGGAAAGTGTGGATCCAGAGTGGCGTTGTGAGTTTTGGCCAAGGCTGCGCGGAGCCGAATTTTCCTGGAGTTTACGCTCGGGTGTCCATGTACGAAGACTGGATCAAAAATCACACTGGCTCTAGCCAACCAGGCTTTGCTGACTTCTTCTCCAAGGGATTTGACAGAGACTCAATATTTGACTGTTCATCAATTACCATACCCACCGATCCCCCCAAACCTTCTACAACCCATCACCCACATACCTCCACCCATCACCCCCATACCTCCACCCATCACCCACATACCTCCACCCATCACCCACATACCTCCACCCATCACCCACATACCTCCACCCATCACCCCCACACCACCAAGGATGACGACAGTGTGTTTGGCAGTGGTGAGAGTGTGATTCACTTCTCCTCACTCGGTCTTCTCCTTATGTCGCTCTATGTGCTGCTCGGAGTTTAG